From the Lathyrus oleraceus cultivar Zhongwan6 chromosome 4, CAAS_Psat_ZW6_1.0, whole genome shotgun sequence genome, one window contains:
- the LOC127073250 gene encoding nodulin-13-like: MGVFTSESDYVSSVPIGILYKAIVEDGNIVYQKALPQFIERAETLEGDGGPGTIKKITFVGGLGSTKQHVDVVDKENYVYSYSVYEGIALSDQPLEKICFEYKFVPTSEGGCIVKSTTKYYSKGDAEVSEEYLEGGIQRSDGFTKAIEGILLANPDYDKDC, encoded by the exons ATGGGTGTTTTCACTTCAGAAAGCGATTATGTTTCTTCAGTCCCCATTGGAATACTATACAAAGCCATTGTGGAAGATGGAAACATCGTCTACCAAAAAGCTTTACCACAATTCATCGAGAGAGCTGAAACTCTCGAAGGAGATGGAGGTCCTGGAACCATCAAGAAGATTACTTTTGTGGGAG gtcTTGGGTCTACTAAGCAGCATGTAGATGTGGTAGACAAAGAAAACTATGTGTACAGTTATAGTGTATATGAAGGTATTGCTTTGTCGGATCAACCTCTAGAGAAAATATGTTTTGAATACAAATTTGTTCCAACCTCTGAGGGAGGGTGCATTGTGAAATCAACAACTAAGTATTATAGTAAAGGTGATGCTGAAGTTAGTGAAGAATATTTGGAAGGTGGAATTCAGAGATCTGATGGTTTCACCAAGGCTATTGAGGGTATTCTCTTGGCTAATCCTGATTACGACAAAGATTGTTAA
- the LOC127073251 gene encoding large ribosomal subunit protein eL14, with the protein MPFKRFVEIGRVALINYGKDYGRLVVIVDVIDQTRALVDAPDMERSPINFKRLSLTDLKIDIKRVPKKKDLIKALEAADVKNKWAKSSWGRKLIVKKTRAALNDFDRFKIMLAKIKRAAGVRQELAKLKKTAA; encoded by the exons ATG CCTTTCAAGAGGTTCGTTGAGATTGGAAGGGTTGCTCTTATCAACTACGGTAAAGACTATGGTAGACTCGTTGTCATCGTCGATGTCATCGACCAAACCAGA GCTCTTGTTGATGCTCCTGATATGGAGAGGTCCCCAATAAATTTCAAGAGGCTTTCACTCACTGATCTTAAGATTGATATTAAGAGGGTTCCCAAGAAGAAGGATCTTATCAAAGCTTTGGAGGCTGCTG ATGTTAAGAACAAGTGGGCAAAGAGCTCATGGGGTAGAAAACTGATTGTGAAGAAGACTAGAGCAGCACTCAATGATTTTGATAGGTTCAAGATAATGTTGGCAAAGATCAAG AGGGCAGCTGGTGTTAGGCAAGAGCTTGCTAAGCTGAAGAAGACTGCAGCTTAG
- the LOC127073254 gene encoding pathogenesis-related protein STH-2 — protein MGVTTFTNEYSSSVSPSRMFTALIIDSRNLIPKLLPKFVKDVNVIQGDGGAGSIEQVNFNEGSPFKYLKQKIDVLDKENLICKYTMIEGDPLGDKLESITYEVKFEGRNDGGCVCKMASSYKTIGDFDVDEEDVKEGRESTLGIYKVVESYLLENPQVYA, from the exons ATGGGAGTCACAACCTTTACAAATGAGTACTCTTCGTCTGTCTCGCCGTCGCGCATGTTTACGGCTTTGATCATAGACTCCAGAAATTTGATTCCAAAGCTCTTGCCAAAGTTTGTGAAAGATGTGAATGTAATCCAAGGAGATGGAGGAGCTGGAAGCATTGAACAAGTCAACTTCAATGAAG GTAGTCCCTTCAAATATCTGAAACAAAAGATTGATGTACTTGATAAGGAGAATTTGATTTGCAAATACACAATGATTGAAGGGGATCCATTAGGGGACAAGCTTGAATCTATTACTTATGAGGTGAAGTTTGAGGGTAGAAATGATGGAGGTTGTGTATGTAAAATGGCAAGCAGTTACAAAACCATTGGAGATTTTGATGTTGATGAGGAAGATGTAAAGGAAGGAAGAGAAAGCACCCTTGGAATTTACAAAGTTGTGGAGTCTTATCTGCTGGAAAATCCACAAGTCTATGCTTGA
- the LOC127073253 gene encoding uncharacterized protein LOC127073253 isoform X1, whose protein sequence is MVQESQHQMQTSRITHIQVRVDCNGCAQKIKKALNDINGIHDLRIDLDRQRLTIIGWADPEKIVKAIKNKARKNATIICSNIEKSSSKATKPKPKPKPKENAPDLDDATAQPIPKEGPQAHRTSFPEPMLEATPSSPTPTWHNARQQWQNKPETEDVEQDHMTHHHQPTWLNYVNRFSSGNNYVEQRDRRNNNGPGFLQESSRFQPLNVMHSYNTYMPSSYVTEYECVRSPSWHTQYSYMEHYSGDYNNNNVDIAAMFSDDNPNACTIV, encoded by the exons ATGGTTCAGGAGTCACAG CATCAAATGCAGACATCTCGGATCACGCATATACAAGTTCGAGTTGATTGTAACGGATGTGCGCAGAAGATCAAGAAAGCACTCAATGACATCAATG GTATACATGATCTTCGTATCGACTTGGATCGACAAAGGCTAACAATTATTGGATGGGCAGATCCAGAAAAAATTGTCAAAGCAATTAAGAACAAGGCAAGGAAGAATGCCACCATTATTTGTTCTAATATTGAAAAATCTTCATCTAAAGCAACAAAACCAAAACCAAAACCAAAACCAAAAGAAAATGCACCAGACCTAGATGATGCAACGGCGCAGCCGATTCCAAAGGAAGGTCCACAAGCTCACAGAACCTCCTTTCCTGAACCAATGCTCGAGGCAACACCGTCATCGCCAACACCTACATGGCACAATGCTAGACAACAGTGGCAGAACAAACCAGAAACTGAAGATGTAGAACAGGATCATATGACACACCATCATCAACCAACATGGCTGAACTATGTCAACAGGTTCAGTTCTGGCAACAACTATGTTGAACAGAGGGACAGACGCAACAATAATGGCCCTGGATTTCTACAGGAGTCATCCCGATTCCAACCATTGAATGTCATGCATAGTTATAATACATACATGCCATCTTCTTATGTTACTGAATATGAATGTGTGAGATCACCATCATGGCACACACAATACAGCTATATGGAACACTACAGTGGAGATTACAATAACAACAATGTAGACATAGCAGCCATGTTCAGCGATGACAATCCAAATGCATGTACAATAGTCTAG
- the LOC127073253 gene encoding uncharacterized protein LOC127073253 isoform X2, which yields MVQESQTSRITHIQVRVDCNGCAQKIKKALNDINGIHDLRIDLDRQRLTIIGWADPEKIVKAIKNKARKNATIICSNIEKSSSKATKPKPKPKPKENAPDLDDATAQPIPKEGPQAHRTSFPEPMLEATPSSPTPTWHNARQQWQNKPETEDVEQDHMTHHHQPTWLNYVNRFSSGNNYVEQRDRRNNNGPGFLQESSRFQPLNVMHSYNTYMPSSYVTEYECVRSPSWHTQYSYMEHYSGDYNNNNVDIAAMFSDDNPNACTIV from the exons ATGGTTCAGGAGTCACAG ACATCTCGGATCACGCATATACAAGTTCGAGTTGATTGTAACGGATGTGCGCAGAAGATCAAGAAAGCACTCAATGACATCAATG GTATACATGATCTTCGTATCGACTTGGATCGACAAAGGCTAACAATTATTGGATGGGCAGATCCAGAAAAAATTGTCAAAGCAATTAAGAACAAGGCAAGGAAGAATGCCACCATTATTTGTTCTAATATTGAAAAATCTTCATCTAAAGCAACAAAACCAAAACCAAAACCAAAACCAAAAGAAAATGCACCAGACCTAGATGATGCAACGGCGCAGCCGATTCCAAAGGAAGGTCCACAAGCTCACAGAACCTCCTTTCCTGAACCAATGCTCGAGGCAACACCGTCATCGCCAACACCTACATGGCACAATGCTAGACAACAGTGGCAGAACAAACCAGAAACTGAAGATGTAGAACAGGATCATATGACACACCATCATCAACCAACATGGCTGAACTATGTCAACAGGTTCAGTTCTGGCAACAACTATGTTGAACAGAGGGACAGACGCAACAATAATGGCCCTGGATTTCTACAGGAGTCATCCCGATTCCAACCATTGAATGTCATGCATAGTTATAATACATACATGCCATCTTCTTATGTTACTGAATATGAATGTGTGAGATCACCATCATGGCACACACAATACAGCTATATGGAACACTACAGTGGAGATTACAATAACAACAATGTAGACATAGCAGCCATGTTCAGCGATGACAATCCAAATGCATGTACAATAGTCTAG